Proteins from a genomic interval of Hippocampus zosterae strain Florida chromosome 14, ASM2543408v3, whole genome shotgun sequence:
- the qpct gene encoding glutaminyl-peptide cyclotransferase, translating into MAVWDNGPSILPFFATVAIWVTFIHCSNGIPWTQEKLQHRAITLTSSEIQAALSHTDLTQMWQRDLRPLLVTRYPSSPGSQAVQQHIKSTLGSLGAGWEVTEDSFRSQTPYGPLPFTNLIATLNPLAKRRLVLACHFDSKYYQQQSFLGATDSAVPCAMILELARALDEELKNQTVSFPNLTLQLIFFDGEEALYHWTPLDSLYGSRHLAQKMANTPHPQEDSVTNQLDGIDLFVLMDLIGAPSPRFGNHFPATTYWLSRLQNIEKRLHSMNLLENHPDEIEYFWPDRTVGRVEDDHVPFLTRGVRILHLIPSPFPHVWHTLDDNEQNLDRSTIDNLNKILQIFVVEYLNALPADTINAMTNM; encoded by the exons ATGGCTGTGTGGGACAACGGTCCTTCAATTCTgcctttttttgccactgttgCCATCTGGGTTACATTCATCCACTGCTCTAATGGAATTCCCTGGACACAAGAAAAG TTACAGCACCGAGCGATCACGCTTACATCCAGTGAGATCCAGGCGGCCCTGTCACACACAGACCTGACACAAATGTGGCAAAGGGACCTAAGGCCATTGCTCGTGACCAGGTATCCAAGCTCCCCAGGCAGCCAGGCGGTGCAGCAG catatTAAATCAACCCTGGGTTCTCTTGGAGCAGGCTGGGAAGTGACGGAGGATAGTTTCAGGTCACAGACGCCTTACGGACCATTACCCTTCACCAACCTCATTGCCACCCTCAACCCATTAGCCAAACGGCGCCTTGTCCTGGCCTGTCACTTCGATTCCAAGTATTACCAACAACAGTCGTTTCTGGGCGCCACCGATTCTGCTGTGCCCTGCGCCATGATACTGGAGCTGGCACGAGCCCTTGATGAAGAGCTGAAAAATCAAACG GTCTCCTTCCCCAACCTGACTTTACAATTGATTTTCTTCGATGGAGAGGAAGCTCTCTACCATTGGACACCTTTGGACTCTTTGTATGGCTCTCGTCACTTAGCACAGAAGATGGCAAACACTCCGCATCCTCAAGAAGACTCCGTCACCAATCAGCTGGACGGGATA GATCTGTTTGTGTTGATGGACCTGATCGGGGCCCCAAGTCCACGGTTCGGCAACCACTTCCCAGCCACAACATACTGGCTCTCCCGGTTGCAGAACATAG AAAAACGTCTCCACTCTATGAATCTACTTGAAAATCATCCTGATGAAATTGAATATTTCTGGCCAGATCGAACTGTCGGCCGTGTTGAAGATGATCATGTACCATTCCTGACAAGAG GTGTCCGCATCCTCCACCTTATTCCCTCACCCTTCCCTCATGTGTGGCACACGTTAGATGACAATGAGCAGAACCTGGACCGCTCCACCATTGATAACCTCAACAAGATTTTACAGATCTTTGTCGTGGAGTACCTGAATGCCCTACCTGCCGATACAATAAATGCAATGACAAACATGTAA
- the mocs3 gene encoding adenylyltransferase and sulfurtransferase MOCS3 isoform X2, translating to MADEVDYLKTQLREREKEIAALKTKLVAFEKNSTSVPQLLDRVTPLTPLKAKAALSNEDIMRYSRQLLLPELGVQGQLNLFKTSVLIVGCGGLGCPLAQYLAAAGIGRLGLLDYDEVELSNLHRQVLHGEENQGQTKARSAANAVRRLNSTVECVPYHLQLSPENALQVIQQYDIVADCSDNVPTRYLVNDACVLSGKPLVSASALRMEGQLTLYNYDGGPCYRCLYPVPPPPETVTNCSDGGVLGVVPGIMGCLQALEVLKIASGYGSSCGQQLVMFDAQSARFRSIRLRPKQLGCVVCGEEPSVTQLIDYEAFCGSAATDKCRRLNILPKEQRITVQDYKSIVDNAEPHLLLDVRPLVEVDICNLPSSLKIPLSSLEEKKSEHVQLLQERIGQLKQQMDGVCWPPVYVICKMGNDSQKAVQILGKMSGSEVDNIRVKDICGGLMAWAQWIDPKFPQY from the exons ATGGCTGATGAAGTGGATTACTTGAAGACACagctaagagagagagagaaagagattgCTGCTCTGAAGACAAAATTGGTCGCATTCGAAAAG AATAGCACTTCAGTCCCGCAGCTACTTGACAGAGTGACTCCGCTCACTCCACTAAAAGCCAAAGCAGCTCTCTCCAACGAAGACATCATGAGGTACAGCAGGCAGCTCCTTCTACCAGAGTTGGGTGTGCAAG GACAGCTGAACCTATTCAAGACATCTGTACTGATTGTAGGTTGTGGAGGACTTGGCTGTCCTCTGGCTCAGTATCTAGCAGCAGCGGGTATAG GGCGTTTGGGTCTGCTGGACTATGATGAGGTGGAGCTCAGTAATCTGCATCGACAAGTGCTACATGGCGAGGAGAACCAGGGTCAGACTAAAGCTCGGTCTGCAGCCAATGCAGTACGAAG GTTGAACTCCACAGTTGAGTGTGTTCCTTACCACCTGCAGCTTTCACCTGAGAATGCCTTGCAAGTCATTCAACA ATATGACATTGTGGCTGATTGTTCAGACAATGTCCCCACTCGTTATCTTGTCAATGACGCGTGTGTGCTGAGTGGCAAGCCTCTAGTATCAGCGAGCGCTCTCAGAATGGAGGGACAG TTGACCTTATATAATTATGATGGAGGCCCTTGTTACAGATGTCTTTACCCAGTACCCCCACCCCCTGAGACAGTGACAAATTGTTCTGATGGAGGAGTGTTAGGAGTGG TTCCAGGCATAATGGGCTGCTTACAAGCATTGGAGGTCCTCAAGATAGCCTCTGGTTATGGCT CTTCCTGTGGCCAGCAGCTGGTGATGTTTGATGCTCAAAGTGCTAGGTTCCGGTCCATCAGGTTGCGGCCCAAGCAGTTGGGATGTGTAGTCTGTGGGGAAGAACCTAGCGTAACCCAGCTAATCGACTACGAAGCCTTCTGTGGGTCTGCTGCAACAGATAAG tgccgcAGACTCAACATCTTGCCCAAAGAGCAGAGAATCACAGTGCAG GATTACAAATCCATTGTGGACAATGCAGAGCCCCATCTCCTGTTAGATGTGCGCCCTCTTGTGGAGGTGGACATTTGCAATTTACCCAGCTCTCTCA AAATACCACTGTCAAGTTTAGAAGAGAAGAAGAGTGAACATGTGCAGTTACTCCAGGAGCGCATTGGCCAATTGAAACAGCAGATGGATGGTGTCTGTTGGCCTCCAG TTTATGTGATTTGTAAGATGGGCAACGACTCCCAGAAGGCTGTGCAAATTCTGGGGAAGATGAGTGGATCAGAAGTAGACAATATCAGAGTGAAAGATATCTGTGGAGGCCTGATGGCATGGGCGCAGTGGATTGACCCCAAATTCCCGCAGTATTAA
- the mocs3 gene encoding adenylyltransferase and sulfurtransferase MOCS3 isoform X1 gives MADEVDYLKTQLREREKEIAALKTKLVAFEKKNSTSVPQLLDRVTPLTPLKAKAALSNEDIMRYSRQLLLPELGVQGQLNLFKTSVLIVGCGGLGCPLAQYLAAAGIGRLGLLDYDEVELSNLHRQVLHGEENQGQTKARSAANAVRRLNSTVECVPYHLQLSPENALQVIQQYDIVADCSDNVPTRYLVNDACVLSGKPLVSASALRMEGQLTLYNYDGGPCYRCLYPVPPPPETVTNCSDGGVLGVVPGIMGCLQALEVLKIASGYGSSCGQQLVMFDAQSARFRSIRLRPKQLGCVVCGEEPSVTQLIDYEAFCGSAATDKCRRLNILPKEQRITVQDYKSIVDNAEPHLLLDVRPLVEVDICNLPSSLKIPLSSLEEKKSEHVQLLQERIGQLKQQMDGVCWPPVYVICKMGNDSQKAVQILGKMSGSEVDNIRVKDICGGLMAWAQWIDPKFPQY, from the exons ATGGCTGATGAAGTGGATTACTTGAAGACACagctaagagagagagagaaagagattgCTGCTCTGAAGACAAAATTGGTCGCATTCGAAAAG AAGAATAGCACTTCAGTCCCGCAGCTACTTGACAGAGTGACTCCGCTCACTCCACTAAAAGCCAAAGCAGCTCTCTCCAACGAAGACATCATGAGGTACAGCAGGCAGCTCCTTCTACCAGAGTTGGGTGTGCAAG GACAGCTGAACCTATTCAAGACATCTGTACTGATTGTAGGTTGTGGAGGACTTGGCTGTCCTCTGGCTCAGTATCTAGCAGCAGCGGGTATAG GGCGTTTGGGTCTGCTGGACTATGATGAGGTGGAGCTCAGTAATCTGCATCGACAAGTGCTACATGGCGAGGAGAACCAGGGTCAGACTAAAGCTCGGTCTGCAGCCAATGCAGTACGAAG GTTGAACTCCACAGTTGAGTGTGTTCCTTACCACCTGCAGCTTTCACCTGAGAATGCCTTGCAAGTCATTCAACA ATATGACATTGTGGCTGATTGTTCAGACAATGTCCCCACTCGTTATCTTGTCAATGACGCGTGTGTGCTGAGTGGCAAGCCTCTAGTATCAGCGAGCGCTCTCAGAATGGAGGGACAG TTGACCTTATATAATTATGATGGAGGCCCTTGTTACAGATGTCTTTACCCAGTACCCCCACCCCCTGAGACAGTGACAAATTGTTCTGATGGAGGAGTGTTAGGAGTGG TTCCAGGCATAATGGGCTGCTTACAAGCATTGGAGGTCCTCAAGATAGCCTCTGGTTATGGCT CTTCCTGTGGCCAGCAGCTGGTGATGTTTGATGCTCAAAGTGCTAGGTTCCGGTCCATCAGGTTGCGGCCCAAGCAGTTGGGATGTGTAGTCTGTGGGGAAGAACCTAGCGTAACCCAGCTAATCGACTACGAAGCCTTCTGTGGGTCTGCTGCAACAGATAAG tgccgcAGACTCAACATCTTGCCCAAAGAGCAGAGAATCACAGTGCAG GATTACAAATCCATTGTGGACAATGCAGAGCCCCATCTCCTGTTAGATGTGCGCCCTCTTGTGGAGGTGGACATTTGCAATTTACCCAGCTCTCTCA AAATACCACTGTCAAGTTTAGAAGAGAAGAAGAGTGAACATGTGCAGTTACTCCAGGAGCGCATTGGCCAATTGAAACAGCAGATGGATGGTGTCTGTTGGCCTCCAG TTTATGTGATTTGTAAGATGGGCAACGACTCCCAGAAGGCTGTGCAAATTCTGGGGAAGATGAGTGGATCAGAAGTAGACAATATCAGAGTGAAAGATATCTGTGGAGGCCTGATGGCATGGGCGCAGTGGATTGACCCCAAATTCCCGCAGTATTAA